One Diospyros lotus cultivar Yz01 chromosome 1, ASM1463336v1, whole genome shotgun sequence genomic window carries:
- the LOC127807310 gene encoding auxin response factor 8-like, producing the protein MRLSSIGFTQQDCLKISSDGMFANGEKRCLNSELWHACASPLVSLLAIGSRVVYFPQGHSEQVAASTNKEVDAHMPKYPTLPPQLICQLHDVTMHADLETDEVYAQVTLQPLSPQEQKDASFLHVDLGVPSKQPTNYFCKTLIASDTSTHGGFSVPRRAAEKVFPPLVKSILLL; encoded by the exons ATGAGACTCTCTTCTATTGGTTTTACTCAGCAGGACTGCCTGAAG ATTTCCTCAGATGGCATGTTTGCaaatg GGGAGAAAAGATGTCTGAATTCTGAACTTTGGCATGCATGTGCTAGCCCTCTTGTTTCACTGCTTGCTATTGGAAGCCGTGTGGTCTATTTCCCGCAGGGTCACAGTGAGCAG GTTGCTGCATCAACCAACAAGGAAGTGGATGCGCATATGCCCAAATATCCAACCTTACCTCCACAACTCATTTGTCAGCTTCATGACGTGACCATGCAT GCGGATTTGGAGACAGATGAAGTATATGCTCAAGTGACCTTGCAGCCTCTGAGCCCA CAAGAGCAAAAGGATGCCTCGTTCCTTCATGTAGATTTAGGGGTCCCCAGTAAACAACCAACAAATTACTTCTGCAAAACATTGATAGCCAGTGACACAAGTACTCATGGAGGCTTTTCAGTTCCTCGCCGAGCAGCTGAAAAAGTGTTTCCTCCATTGGTAAAATCAATTTTGTTGCTATAA